The nucleotide sequence AGCGGGTCCATTGCCAGGGGGGGGTGCCAATGTTCAACCCCCAAATGCCACGCCTGTCCAATACCGCCTGATGTTCCTGAATAAGCCAGCGGCGGCAAAAAATGGCCCTGCACTTCTGCCTGTCCACCCAGGCCAGACCTTCCATCACCAGCTTGTAGTTGACGGAATCACCGCCCACCTGCACAAGTGCGGTAATGGGGCCAGCTTCGAGCTGCCCCACGTCTTCAACGTCCACTTTGGCTCCCTTGGGCATCATGCGCTGCAAATAGGCCAGCGCCTGAGGCCCGTAAGGCTGCCTGAGACTGGGAGCTTCAATGCCGTAAAAAACCAGCACCTTCTCAGGTTCTTCACTGTCTTTCTTGGTGCTGACTGAAATGGTATTGCCGTCTTCCACTCTTACCACATACGCATTCCACGTTGTAGCCGCAGCAGATGGAGACACAGCCAGAACCATAAGGATTATACTTGTAAAAAGCTGGTTAAGCATTGCTGAATCCCTCGGTAAAGGCCTGCAAATGTGCGCCAGCAGATAATGCCTGTGCCGCCAGACCTTTGTCAAGGCAGGCGGCACAGGCATCAAGGAGGGGAATCAGAAATCAAACAGTATTGCTACCCCCAGACAGTGCGTCCTATCTGGTAGGCGGCTGTGGCTACAGCAAAGGCCAGAGCCGTGTTGAACACTATGCTGAACGCCACCCAGCCCCAGCTGCCAGCCTCCTGCCGAATGACCACCAGGGCCACAAAGCAGGGGGAATACAGCAGCACGAAGAGCATCAGGGAAAGCGCAGTGGCCTTTGACCATGCTTCATCACCCTTGAGACGTTCCGCAAGAGGAGCGGCGTCTTCGGGATCCTGATCGCCCATGGCATAGGCAGTGCCCATGGTGGCCACAACAGCTTCCTTGGCGGCCACACCGGCCAGCAGGGCTATGTCGGTGCGCCAGTCAAAGCCCATGGGGCGCGTAGCGGGTTCCACAGCCTTGCCAAGACGGCCTGCCACGGAAAAGGCCAAGGCTTCTTCCTTAAGCTCGTTGCGCACGTTGCCGAGTTCATCTTCAATGGGGGCGCGGGCTTCGTCACCTTCAGGGATAGCCGCGATCTTTTCCTCAAGCTGGGCAATCTGGGCGTCAAAGGGGGCGGACTTGTCTTCCGGCAGACCGGGGAAGGTCATGGCGGCCCAGATCAGGATAGAAATGGCCACAAGCACGGTACCGGCCTTCTTGAGGTACATCCAGGCGCGTTCCCAGCAGTGCAGCAAAAGGCTCATGAGGGTAGGCATGCGGTACGGGGGCAACTCCATAACAAAGGGAGTGGCCTCGCCCTTGACGATGGAAGAGCGCAGCAGGCGCGCCACCAGCAGAGCCATGACCCAACCGGTTATCATGATAAGAAACATAACCGTGGGGGCATTGTCAGGAAAGAATGCCCCGGCCAGCAGCAGAAACACGGGCAGCTTTGCGCCGCAGGTCATGTAGGGCAGCGTGAGCAGTGTTGCCAGTTTTTCCTTGGGGCTGCGCAGGGTACGGGTTGCCATGACGCCGGGGATGGCGCAACCGCCCGCAATACCGCCAGCGATAATATAGGGCATGACCGATGCGCCGTGCAGGCCGAAAAAGCGGAAGATGCGGTCCATCATGTAGGCCACGCGGGCCATGTAGCCGCTGTCTTCCATAAAGGAGATAAGCGCAAACATGATGAGAATGAGCGGCACAAAGCTGACCACGCCGCCAACACCCGCGATGATGCCGTCCACAATAAGCGACTGGGCAAAGCCCTCGGGCAGCAGCATTGTGCAGGTATCGCCCAGCCATTTAAAGCCGTCTTCAACCCAGCCCTTGGGGTAATCGCCCACAGTAAACGTCACCTGAAACATGAGGTAGAGCACGCCGATCATGATCAGCGGCCCAAGGAAGGCGTTGGTGAGCACCTTGTCCAGCTTGTCGGAAAGGGCCAGACGGTCCTTGCCGGCATCCTGGGTTACGATGCCGTCGCGCAGCAGGCTGCGGATAAAGCCGTAACGGTAATCGGTGATGATGGATTCAAGATTGGCGTTGAGCGTGCTGCGCACATGAGCGGCAGCCTTTTTGCGCATACCCTCAAGCTCTTCGGCCAGAGCGGCATTGGCGGCGCGAACCTCGCTCATGATTTCGCTGTCGCCTTCAAGCATCTTTAGGGCAACCCAGTGGGGCATATACTTTTGGGCCAGCAGGCCATTGTCGGCAATGTTCTTTTCCATGTCCAGCAACACGGGGTCAATATCGCTGCCGTAAGAAATACGCAGGGCATTGGCTTTGCCAGCCTGCGCCAGCTTCATGGCTACGGCCATGGCTTCATCCAGACCTTCGCCGGAGCGGGCCACCATGGGCAGCACGGGGATACCCAGCAGCTCGCCAAGGCGCTCCATATCAATATGGATGCCTGCGGCGCGGGCTTCGTCCATCATGTTGCAGCCAAGCACCACGGGAATGCCCATTTCGAGCATCTGCACGGTAAGCAGCATGTTGCGTTCAAGGGCCGAGGCGTCAACAACGTCAATGACGGCCTGCACGTTGCCAGCCGCCAGCTCTCGACGCGCCACCAGTTCTTCCATGGAATAGGCGGTCAGCGAGTACGTGCCGGGCAGGTCAACCACGGTAACGTGCTTGCCGCCCACGGTGATGTGCCCTTCTTTTCTGTCAACCGTAACACCTGGATAGTTGCCCACATGCTGGCGCGCGCCAGTGTAGCCGTTGAAAACCGTTGTTTTGCCGCAGTTGGGATTGCCAGCAAGAGCTATCCGCAGCTTTCCATCAGCGTTGAAATTGGCATCATCGGGATTATTAAACTGCCGAACCGCGCTCATGCACGAACCTCCCCCATGCTATAAACAGACTGACGCCGCGCTTGCGACATCCCAGCCATTACCGCGAACAAAAATTTGTTCATACCAGCCTACCTGCCAGCAGCCTTGCCGCCATACGGCTTGCTTTACCTGACCTTTTGTCGATCCTGCCGACGGGTCCTCTGAAAGGGCTGCTCAAAAAATTGAAATTCAATTCCAAAGTCCTGATTGATTTAGCTACCTGCTCCATAAATGTCAAGCGCTGGTCATCAACTTTACGCAACTTTGCTCAACCCAATTGAGTCTATGTCAGAACAGGAGCACCACAGTCAGCCTCCTCCACAAAGGTTCCCCTGGCCTTGCTCTCAAAAAGCAGGAGGCCGCCGACCTTGGTCAGCGGCCTCCCTTCCCGTCACCGGGTTGGCAGTTCTGCATTAGAGAACTCTCCTTCAGCAGCCTATGCGCCCTTGAGGCATTCACGCAAGGAAGACACGCCGCACGAATGAACCATCTGCAAGGGGATATTGCGCGAGCGCGCCACTTGAACGGCCTTGCGCTTGGCTTCGTGCGAAATTTTGTTGGTGAACACGATCATTGCGTCAGGGTTGCCGATTTTGTCCACAAAATTGCGCTCATTGCGCGTGATGAATTTCAGGGAATGTCCGTCCTGCTCTGCCGCTGCCATGTAATCTTTTTTCAGTCGGTCCATACCGCCTATCAGGGTTACGCACATATGATCCTCCGTCTTTTGCCGCACTGCTCGATTTTGCGCGGGTGGGGTTGCTCTGTGATCTTCTTTTAATTGAAAACGAATTTCAAAGTCAAGAGGCCTGGATGATATTTTTGAAAATAAATTTCAATATAAATAACAAGGACGCTCTCCCCTGTGGAAAAGCGCCCTCATTTTGTGCGTAGAATAATAAAAAAAGCTTCTATTCTCAGCTACTTCCAGCGGGCCAGAAATTCTGCGGCGCTGTTGCCTGCATCAATATGCTTGAGAAGGGCGCTGCCGAAAACAACGGCGTCGGGCCGAGCATCGGGCGAAAGAGCCTCAAGCTGCGAAGGCTCGCGCAGGCCAAAGCCAAGAGCCAGCGGCAGCTTGAAGGCAGACCGCGCACGCCGCATGGTCACCGCCACCTGGGGCGCGAGGTCGTTGCGCTCGCCAGTGATGCCCATGACCGAAACCACATACACATAGCCCTCGCCCACGCTGTCATAGAGGGCCATGCGCTCGGCGCTGGTATTGGGGCCAACCAGAGGGATGAGGGCAATGCCTTCCTTTTTCAGGGCTTCACGCAACGGCCCGGCTTCTTCATAGGGCAGATCAGGCACGATAAAACCGTGCACGCCGCCGCGCGCGGCATCCCGCGCCAGCTTTTCATAGCCATATTGCAGAAAAGGATTCAGATAGCCCATGAGCACCACGCCAGCCTGAATAAGCCCCTTGCGTTCAATGAGTTCCTGCAGAATGCCACGCAGGCTTACGCCATCGCTCAGGGCGCGGCGCGAGGCTTCTTCCACCACCGGGCCATCTGCCACAGGGTCGGAAAAGGGCACGCCGATTTCGATAATATCCGCGCCGCCTTCGTCCAGTTCCATCAGCGTGGGCCAGAAGGTGGACTGATCGGGAAAGCCCGCCGTCAAAAAGGGAATCAGCGCCGGACGACCGGCTGCCTTGGCATCGCGGATTTTCTGTTCAAGAATATTCATGACTACACCTCTTCCTGGCCCTGCGCCGCAAAGCCCAGCGCCTTGTTGACAATGCCCAGATCCTTGTCGCCGCGACCAGACAGGTTCACCACCACCTGATCACCCTTTTTAAATTCCTGCGGGTGGTCGAGCACCCAGGCGAGCGCGTGCGAAGATTCAAGCGCGGGCAGGATGCCCTCTGCGCGGCACAGGCGTTGGAAGGCGTTGAGCGCGTTGGCGTCCTTGACCATGCCGTAATGGACGCGCCCGATTTTTTGCAGCCACGAATGTTCCGGCCCCACACCGGGATAGTCCAGCCCGGCAGAAATGGAGTGCGAGGGTTCAACCTGACCGTCTTCGTTTTGCAGCAGCATGCTGTACGCGCCGTGCAGCACGCCGGGGGTGCCAAGATTCAGCGGGGCGGAATTGAAGCAGCCCGTCTCGCCCGTACCTGCCGCCTCCACGCCGATGATGCGCACGCTGGCGTCATCCACAAAGGGATGGAACATGCCTATGGCGTTGGAGCCGCCGCCCACGCAGGCCACCACGGCATCAGGCAGCCGCCCGGTTCTTTCCAGCATCTGGGCGCGGGTTTCGCGACCAATGACGCTTTGCAGCATGCGCACCAGCTTGGGGAAGGGGTGCGGTCCGGCAGCGGTGCCAAAGCAGTAGTGGGTTGTTTTCTGGCTGCCGATCCAGGCGCGCAAGGCTTCGTTGATGGCGTCCTTGAGGGTACGGGTGCCGCTTTCCACCGCATGTACGGTAGCGCCCAGCAGCTTCATGCGCATGACGTTGGGGGCCTGCCGCACCACGTCTTCCGCTCCCATATATATGGTGCATTCCATGCCCAGACGGGCGGCGGCCGCCGCCGTGGCAACGCCGTGCTGGCCCGCGCCGGTTTCCGCCACCAGGGCTGTTTTGCCCATATACTTGGCAAGCAGGGCCTGCCCAAGGGTGTTGTTGACCTTGTGCGCGCCCGTGTGGAGCAGGTCCTCGCGCTTGAGCCACAGGCCAAAACCCAGCTCGCCCGAAAGCGTGGGGCAATAGGTCAGTGGCGTTTCGCGTCCGGCATAATTGAACAGCAGGTCTTTCAGCTCTGCCTGAAACTTTTCGGTGGGATAAATGTCGCGCATGGCCGCTTCCACTTCCATAAGGGGCGGCATAAGCAGTTCGGGAACAAAGCAGCCGCCGAACTCACCAAAGTAACTGTCTTTCATAGCGAATACCCATTGCCTTTGGAGTTTGCGGCCATAAATGCAGCCGCCATTTTTTCCCTGTTTTTACACCCCGGCGCGTCTTCCACGCCGGAATTGAAATCCACCCCGGCAGGCGCGCACATGCCTACGGCCTTTGCCACATTGGCTGCGCTCAATCCCCCGGCAAGCAGCCAGGGATGCGCCGGGCGCAGGCTGGCCAGATCCGACCAATCCAGCTTGTGCCCGCTGCCGCCACCTTTCAAGCCCGCGTCAAGCAGGTAATAGGCGCAGGCTTCGGCATTGCGTTGTAAATCATTATACAACAAAGCACGGTGGGTGTAACGATCAGGCCAGAGCACCCGAATGACGCGCTCCGCGCCGATGGCGCGGGCGCATTCCACACTCTGGTGACCGTGCAGTTGTGCATAATCAAGCCGGGCTTCGTCCATGATGCGCCGGATTTCGTCCGAACCCTGATTCACAAAAACGCCCACCCGCAGCATGGAGCCACTGTTCAGGGCAGCAGCCTGCGCAACGGTCACGCCGCGCGGGCTGCGGGGGTGAAAGATAAAACCGCACATGGCAGCACCAAGGCTGGCCGCATGGTCAACATCCTCTTGCCGTGTGAGGCCGCAGAACTTGATCAGCATGTGCAATCTCCCTCAGTTTTGGCCGTGGCTCCCAGCAGGGCCGCCAAGGCCTCGCCCGGAGTGCCGCCTTCCATCAGGGCGCTACCCACAAGGGCCGCGTGATACCCCGCAGATGCCGCAGCCAGCAGATGCTCCGCGCTGCTCATGCCGCTGGCTGCAATCCACAGTTCGCCACTGGCTGGCGGGCAGGCCTGTATCAGTTGCAGGCAGGCATCGCGGTCCACCGCCAGACTTTCCAGATCACGGGCGTTGACCTGTATGATGCGCGCTCCGCTCTCACGGGCAAGGCGCAGGTCTTCCGCATCAAATATTTCCACCACAGCCTGAATGCCGTAGCCTTCCGCCTGTTCACGCAGGGCCCGCAGGGTCGCTGCGTCCGGCGTCAGCCGCACGATGAGCAGCAGGGCCGAGGCTGGCGTGGCTGCCGTGGCCCGCACCTGCATAGGATCAAAAATAAAATCCTTACGCAGCAGGGGCGCACGCGGCCCAGTGTAGAGCGCCGGGTCGGCGGCGCGGGCCAGATATTCCAGCCGCCCGCGAAAGAAAGTTTCTTCCGTCAGCACCGACACGGCGCTGGCCCCAGCGGCGGCATACTGGCGCGCCACATCTTCCACATCCAGATTCTCGCAGATCACGCCGCGCGAGGGCGAG is from Desulfovibrio sp. UIB00 and encodes:
- a CDS encoding thermonuclease family protein — protein: MLNQLFTSIILMVLAVSPSAAATTWNAYVVRVEDGNTISVSTKKDSEEPEKVLVFYGIEAPSLRQPYGPQALAYLQRMMPKGAKVDVEDVGQLEAGPITALVQVGGDSVNYKLVMEGLAWVDRQKCRAIFCRRWLIQEHQAVLDRRGIWGLNIGTPPWQWTR
- the feoB gene encoding ferrous iron transport protein B — its product is MSAVRQFNNPDDANFNADGKLRIALAGNPNCGKTTVFNGYTGARQHVGNYPGVTVDRKEGHITVGGKHVTVVDLPGTYSLTAYSMEELVARRELAAGNVQAVIDVVDASALERNMLLTVQMLEMGIPVVLGCNMMDEARAAGIHIDMERLGELLGIPVLPMVARSGEGLDEAMAVAMKLAQAGKANALRISYGSDIDPVLLDMEKNIADNGLLAQKYMPHWVALKMLEGDSEIMSEVRAANAALAEELEGMRKKAAAHVRSTLNANLESIITDYRYGFIRSLLRDGIVTQDAGKDRLALSDKLDKVLTNAFLGPLIMIGVLYLMFQVTFTVGDYPKGWVEDGFKWLGDTCTMLLPEGFAQSLIVDGIIAGVGGVVSFVPLILIMFALISFMEDSGYMARVAYMMDRIFRFFGLHGASVMPYIIAGGIAGGCAIPGVMATRTLRSPKEKLATLLTLPYMTCGAKLPVFLLLAGAFFPDNAPTVMFLIMITGWVMALLVARLLRSSIVKGEATPFVMELPPYRMPTLMSLLLHCWERAWMYLKKAGTVLVAISILIWAAMTFPGLPEDKSAPFDAQIAQLEEKIAAIPEGDEARAPIEDELGNVRNELKEEALAFSVAGRLGKAVEPATRPMGFDWRTDIALLAGVAAKEAVVATMGTAYAMGDQDPEDAAPLAERLKGDEAWSKATALSLMLFVLLYSPCFVALVVIRQEAGSWGWVAFSIVFNTALAFAVATAAYQIGRTVWG
- a CDS encoding DUF2325 domain-containing protein, which produces MCVTLIGGMDRLKKDYMAAAEQDGHSLKFITRNERNFVDKIGNPDAMIVFTNKISHEAKRKAVQVARSRNIPLQMVHSCGVSSLRECLKGA
- the trpA gene encoding tryptophan synthase subunit alpha, translating into MNILEQKIRDAKAAGRPALIPFLTAGFPDQSTFWPTLMELDEGGADIIEIGVPFSDPVADGPVVEEASRRALSDGVSLRGILQELIERKGLIQAGVVLMGYLNPFLQYGYEKLARDAARGGVHGFIVPDLPYEEAGPLREALKKEGIALIPLVGPNTSAERMALYDSVGEGYVYVVSVMGITGERNDLAPQVAVTMRRARSAFKLPLALGFGLREPSQLEALSPDARPDAVVFGSALLKHIDAGNSAAEFLARWK
- the trpB gene encoding tryptophan synthase subunit beta, which codes for MKDSYFGEFGGCFVPELLMPPLMEVEAAMRDIYPTEKFQAELKDLLFNYAGRETPLTYCPTLSGELGFGLWLKREDLLHTGAHKVNNTLGQALLAKYMGKTALVAETGAGQHGVATAAAAARLGMECTIYMGAEDVVRQAPNVMRMKLLGATVHAVESGTRTLKDAINEALRAWIGSQKTTHYCFGTAAGPHPFPKLVRMLQSVIGRETRAQMLERTGRLPDAVVACVGGGSNAIGMFHPFVDDASVRIIGVEAAGTGETGCFNSAPLNLGTPGVLHGAYSMLLQNEDGQVEPSHSISAGLDYPGVGPEHSWLQKIGRVHYGMVKDANALNAFQRLCRAEGILPALESSHALAWVLDHPQEFKKGDQVVVNLSGRGDKDLGIVNKALGFAAQGQEEV
- a CDS encoding phosphoribosylanthranilate isomerase, which codes for MLIKFCGLTRQEDVDHAASLGAAMCGFIFHPRSPRGVTVAQAAALNSGSMLRVGVFVNQGSDEIRRIMDEARLDYAQLHGHQSVECARAIGAERVIRVLWPDRYTHRALLYNDLQRNAEACAYYLLDAGLKGGGSGHKLDWSDLASLRPAHPWLLAGGLSAANVAKAVGMCAPAGVDFNSGVEDAPGCKNREKMAAAFMAANSKGNGYSL
- a CDS encoding indole-3-glycerol-phosphate synthase gives rise to the protein MLLERFRKAKEAEVEALRALEAQGALPAVYEGQRPDFAASLTLRAPGCPLAVVAEYKRASPSRGVICENLDVEDVARQYAAAGASAVSVLTEETFFRGRLEYLARAADPALYTGPRAPLLRKDFIFDPMQVRATAATPASALLLIVRLTPDAATLRALREQAEGYGIQAVVEIFDAEDLRLARESGARIIQVNARDLESLAVDRDACLQLIQACPPASGELWIAASGMSSAEHLLAAASAGYHAALVGSALMEGGTPGEALAALLGATAKTEGDCTC